Proteins found in one Nitratiruptor sp. SB155-2 genomic segment:
- a CDS encoding EI24 domain-containing protein, producing the protein MQKSVFVAGWEDFMTKKFLAITFVPFFLTLLLFTAIFYGGGQEILHMLEQLAQSPNAINDPSLALFAKEHPILAWLASNSVTHFIIATLLTVLGVLFAILLSTATATIIMGFFTPYIIKEIHKRHYSHLDIGKGLGIIEYMVLMAKIIVKSIGLFLLSFILYFIPLLNAIALNIPFYYLFHSFLSLDVGGEIMSKEELENIVKKYRFKIMGTTGVLYLITLIPMAGMILQVYFVSVMAHLFFRLK; encoded by the coding sequence ATGCAAAAATCTGTCTTTGTAGCCGGATGGGAAGATTTTATGACAAAAAAGTTTTTGGCTATCACTTTTGTTCCATTTTTTTTGACACTTTTGCTTTTTACAGCCATTTTCTATGGCGGTGGACAGGAAATCCTTCACATGCTTGAGCAACTTGCACAAAGTCCTAACGCTATTAACGATCCCTCACTTGCCCTTTTTGCAAAAGAGCATCCTATCCTTGCATGGCTTGCAAGCAATTCCGTTACCCATTTCATTATCGCTACGTTGTTAACCGTTCTTGGAGTGCTGTTTGCTATTTTGCTCTCCACTGCCACCGCTACGATCATCATGGGATTTTTCACTCCCTATATCATCAAAGAGATCCATAAACGTCACTACAGCCACTTAGATATTGGCAAAGGACTTGGGATCATCGAGTACATGGTACTGATGGCAAAGATCATCGTAAAAAGTATAGGACTCTTTTTGCTCTCTTTTATACTCTACTTCATCCCTCTGCTCAATGCCATTGCACTCAATATCCCTTTTTACTATCTTTTCCACTCCTTTTTGAGTCTCGATGTGGGAGGAGAGATCATGAGCAAAGAGGAGTTAGAAAATATTGTAAAGAAGTATCGTTTCAAGATTATGGGAACGACGGGAGTACTCTATCTCATCACTCTCATACCGATGGCCGGTATGATACTGCAGGTCTATTTTGTAAGCGTTATGGCACACCTTTTCTTTCGGCTCAAGTGA
- a CDS encoding IS3 family transposase — protein sequence MQVQSEMRNEGYSISITKLCSLFDLPRRSFYYKPIKRMQKLDEGRVKKVKEMIEKFPTYGYRRLALLLGMNKKAVQRILQLKSWQVRKRSKGHRPRAKMMPSRSHYPNQRWAIDMTRVYSSGDGWSTLACVIDTYTREIVGWRLSKSGKATTAEAVLQEGLIYRFGKLKRLQEPIILRSDNGLVFSSKSFTKTAQDYNFTQEFITPYTPEQNGMIERFFRTIKEECIWHYNFKSLKEANKIIGEWINFYNQKRKHSALQYKTPAEVFRLVA from the coding sequence ATGCAAGTTCAGAGCGAGATGAGAAATGAAGGTTACTCAATCAGCATCACAAAGCTTTGTTCTCTTTTTGATCTTCCACGCAGGAGCTTTTATTATAAACCAATTAAAAGAATGCAAAAACTAGATGAGGGGCGTGTTAAAAAAGTCAAAGAGATGATTGAAAAGTTTCCAACGTATGGCTATCGTCGTTTAGCTTTGCTGCTTGGGATGAACAAAAAAGCGGTGCAGCGCATTCTGCAACTAAAAAGTTGGCAGGTAAGAAAGCGTTCCAAAGGCCATAGGCCAAGAGCCAAAATGATGCCTTCGCGTTCACACTATCCCAATCAAAGATGGGCCATTGATATGACCCGTGTATACAGTAGCGGTGATGGCTGGAGTACTTTGGCTTGTGTGATTGATACTTATACAAGAGAAATCGTTGGATGGAGACTTTCTAAAAGCGGTAAAGCAACAACAGCAGAGGCAGTTTTGCAAGAAGGTCTAATCTATCGCTTTGGAAAACTCAAACGACTACAAGAGCCAATTATCCTTCGAAGCGATAACGGCCTAGTATTTAGCAGTAAATCGTTCACCAAAACAGCTCAAGATTACAATTTTACTCAGGAATTTATCACTCCCTATACTCCTGAACAGAATGGCATGATTGAGAGATTTTTCCGAACCATAAAGGAAGAGTGTATCTGGCACTACAATTTCAAATCACTCAAGGAGGCAAACAAAATCATTGGAGAATGGATCAATTTTTACAACCAAAAACGAAAACATTCAGCGCTGCAGTACAAAACACCTGCGGAAGTGTTTCGTTTAGTGGCTTAG
- a CDS encoding transposase: protein MEKLNINEEEIKRFTAKKKASIVMDIFQGKTTVSEVARKYDLAPGAIEEWMEEACRGMENQLRARPKDIAAMYEEKIKDMKAVIGELTLENIALKKYDALFGKEKK from the coding sequence ATGGAGAAATTAAATATAAATGAAGAAGAGATAAAGCGTTTTACAGCAAAGAAGAAAGCTTCCATAGTCATGGATATTTTTCAAGGAAAAACTACAGTATCTGAAGTTGCGAGAAAGTATGATTTGGCACCTGGAGCAATAGAGGAGTGGATGGAAGAGGCTTGCAGAGGGATGGAGAATCAGCTTCGAGCCAGACCTAAAGATATAGCTGCCATGTATGAAGAGAAGATAAAAGATATGAAGGCAGTTATAGGTGAATTGACATTGGAGAATATCGCATTAAAAAAGTACGACGCTCTGTTCGGAAAAGAGAAGAAGTGA
- a CDS encoding SDR family NAD(P)-dependent oxidoreductase, translated as MIGLLVQKILVTGGAGYIGSHVVKELLKKGGYEITVIDNLSTGFQETINRLKQHYGDFVFERLDLSDWDALYDFMQKNRFDAIIHFAAALIVPESVENPLKYYLNNTANTANLIQEAEKNGVKKFIFSSTAAVYGEPACVPMGGITEEAPTYPINPYGQSKLMSEQILKDTANAYIY; from the coding sequence ATAATAGGATTATTAGTACAAAAGATACTCGTAACTGGTGGTGCAGGGTATATAGGCTCACATGTAGTCAAAGAGCTACTCAAAAAGGGTGGATACGAGATCACGGTTATCGATAATCTCTCGACAGGCTTTCAAGAGACGATTAATCGCTTGAAACAGCATTATGGAGATTTTGTTTTTGAGAGGCTTGATCTGTCTGATTGGGATGCTTTGTATGATTTTATGCAAAAAAACAGATTTGATGCCATCATCCATTTTGCGGCTGCCTTGATTGTTCCAGAATCTGTAGAAAATCCATTGAAATATTATCTAAACAATACTGCAAATACCGCCAATTTGATACAAGAGGCTGAAAAAAACGGAGTGAAAAAGTTTATCTTCTCTTCTACAGCAGCAGTCTATGGAGAGCCAGCATGTGTACCAATGGGTGGAATCACAGAAGAGGCTCCCACATATCCTATCAATCCTTACGGCCAAAGCAAACTGATGAGCGAGCAGATTTTAAAAGATACTGCGAATGCTTACATATACTGA
- a CDS encoding UDP-N-acetylglucosamine 4,6-dehydratase family protein gives MKLSNFLKPTNMKRAFFFLLGDIVISFLTLYLAYLLRFNFSIPKEYLYNFFNIALVLILFKIFFYYLFKLYFVSWRFFSLQELKSLLMATTLAYFLGGATLLLLRDIFSPFPRSVIFIDYFLSILFIGFFRISKRLMYEKISMNRTPAFIFGANDKAISLLKQDIPYSIIKIYDNEKNIVGTYMYGYKVYDIKNVDNKIKTAIITKELSQKDLDKLVDFLHGQGIVNVKIYNPFEERIKDISIEDILARKPKDLDKNAIRAFVKNKKILITGAGGSIGSEIARQCEKYGAKKLVLVDNCEYNLYVINEELHLPRKPYLINIVDKDALEEVFEKEEPQIVIHAAAYKHVPICEYNPRSAVINNILGSKNVIDLSIKRRVQDFIFISTDKAVRPTNIMGATKRVCELYVQNVDSKNTKMCTVRFGNVLGSSGSVVPKFKKLISQNKPLPVTHPEVTRYFMLIPEACQLVLQAGSLAKTGETFILDMGEPVKIVDLAKKMLKLSGKDDNAIVFTGLRPGEKLYEELLFNEASKKTKYKDIFVAESTNYSIDKLQYQIEYLLKCEKKEDIIKTLREIVPEYNPKR, from the coding sequence GTGAAATTATCAAATTTTCTTAAACCTACGAATATGAAAAGAGCATTTTTTTTTCTGCTAGGTGATATTGTCATCTCCTTTTTGACCCTCTATCTTGCTTACCTTCTTCGTTTCAATTTTTCCATTCCAAAAGAGTATCTTTACAATTTTTTTAATATAGCATTAGTATTGATTCTATTTAAAATATTTTTTTATTATCTTTTTAAACTCTATTTTGTTAGCTGGCGTTTTTTTTCACTCCAGGAGCTAAAATCTTTACTTATGGCCACAACACTGGCTTATTTTTTGGGAGGTGCTACTCTTTTACTACTTCGAGATATCTTTTCACCATTTCCTAGAAGTGTAATTTTTATAGATTATTTCTTATCTATACTTTTCATTGGTTTTTTTAGAATCTCAAAAAGATTAATGTATGAAAAAATATCAATGAATAGGACCCCGGCTTTTATATTTGGTGCGAATGATAAAGCTATTTCACTTTTGAAACAAGATATTCCTTACTCAATTATAAAAATATATGATAATGAAAAAAATATAGTTGGTACATATATGTATGGATACAAAGTTTATGATATCAAAAATGTAGATAATAAAATAAAAACTGCGATAATTACGAAAGAGTTGTCTCAGAAAGATCTTGATAAGTTAGTAGATTTTTTACATGGTCAGGGGATAGTAAATGTTAAAATTTATAATCCTTTCGAAGAAAGAATAAAAGATATATCTATAGAAGATATTTTAGCAAGAAAACCAAAGGATTTAGATAAAAATGCCATTAGAGCTTTTGTGAAAAATAAAAAAATTCTTATAACAGGCGCTGGTGGAAGTATAGGAAGTGAAATAGCAAGGCAATGTGAGAAATATGGAGCAAAAAAATTAGTTTTAGTGGATAATTGTGAATATAATTTATATGTAATAAACGAAGAATTGCATTTGCCTAGAAAACCTTATCTTATTAATATTGTAGATAAAGATGCTCTAGAGGAGGTTTTTGAAAAGGAAGAGCCCCAGATTGTTATTCATGCAGCTGCTTATAAACATGTTCCCATATGTGAATATAATCCAAGAAGTGCAGTGATAAATAATATTCTTGGATCAAAAAATGTCATCGATCTATCAATAAAACGAAGGGTTCAAGATTTTATATTTATTTCCACAGATAAAGCAGTACGTCCAACCAATATAATGGGTGCAACAAAGAGAGTATGTGAACTCTATGTCCAAAACGTAGATTCAAAAAATACAAAAATGTGTACTGTACGTTTTGGTAATGTATTAGGAAGCAGTGGGAGCGTGGTACCAAAATTTAAAAAATTAATCTCACAAAATAAACCTTTACCAGTGACCCATCCTGAAGTAACTCGATATTTTATGCTTATCCCTGAAGCATGTCAATTAGTATTACAAGCTGGAAGCTTAGCTAAAACTGGAGAAACTTTTATATTAGATATGGGTGAACCTGTAAAGATAGTTGACCTAGCTAAAAAGATGTTAAAACTTTCTGGAAAAGACGATAATGCAATTGTGTTTACTGGTTTAAGACCAGGAGAAAAACTCTATGAAGAACTTTTGTTTAATGAAGCAAGCAAAAAAACAAAATATAAAGATATTTTTGTTGCAGAATCTACAAACTATAGCATTGACAAACTACAATATCAAATAGAATATTTATTGAAATGTGAAAAAAAAGAGGATATTATCAAAACTCTAAGAGAGATTGTTCCAGAATATAATCCGAAGCGATAA
- a CDS encoding aminotransferase class I/II-fold pyridoxal phosphate-dependent enzyme has protein sequence MIFLSPPHMSGKELKYIQQAFESNYIAPNGEFIDRFEESIKKYTNVKSAVALCNATSALHLALKVLGVKDSQVAVSTFTFIGSVYPILYERNEPIFIDVDEYWHMDVELLEKAIKENDIKAVILPHIYGQVANIDPIKKLCEENDIYLIEDAAESLGAFYKGKHSGTFGIFGAFSFNGNKLLTTSSGGVLVSDDEKLIQKAKFLSTQAKEPGFIEYVHEEVGFNYRMSNILAAIGVGQMEVIEERIAKKREIFHWYQEFLDEKFMPELPGTRGTRWLTTIVFKEKDPWEVINKLKDKQIESRSLWNPMHLQPLFNGAKSYINGRSERLFKKGLCLPSGTTLTKNLVKEICEIIKFS, from the coding sequence GTGATTTTTCTCTCACCTCCTCATATGAGTGGAAAAGAGCTAAAATATATCCAACAAGCTTTTGAAAGTAACTATATCGCACCAAATGGAGAGTTTATTGATAGATTTGAGGAATCTATTAAAAAGTATACAAATGTAAAAAGTGCCGTTGCGTTATGCAATGCTACGAGTGCTTTGCATTTGGCATTGAAGGTTTTGGGAGTGAAAGACTCACAAGTCGCAGTATCTACTTTTACTTTTATTGGTTCAGTATATCCGATTCTTTATGAAAGAAATGAACCAATTTTTATAGATGTAGATGAGTATTGGCACATGGATGTAGAGCTTTTGGAAAAAGCTATCAAAGAAAATGATATAAAAGCTGTTATTCTCCCACACATTTATGGACAGGTAGCTAATATTGATCCAATTAAAAAACTTTGTGAGGAAAATGATATCTACCTTATAGAAGATGCGGCTGAAAGTCTAGGAGCTTTTTACAAAGGAAAGCATTCTGGGACCTTTGGGATTTTTGGTGCGTTTAGTTTCAATGGAAATAAGCTTTTAACAACAAGTAGTGGCGGAGTATTGGTGAGTGATGATGAAAAGCTTATACAAAAAGCAAAATTTCTTTCGACCCAAGCTAAAGAACCTGGATTTATAGAATATGTCCACGAAGAAGTTGGTTTCAATTACCGTATGAGTAATATTTTAGCAGCCATTGGTGTAGGGCAGATGGAAGTCATAGAAGAAAGAATTGCGAAAAAAAGAGAGATTTTTCACTGGTATCAAGAGTTTTTGGATGAAAAGTTTATGCCAGAACTTCCTGGGACTAGAGGGACAAGATGGCTTACAACTATTGTTTTCAAAGAAAAAGACCCGTGGGAAGTGATAAACAAATTAAAAGACAAGCAGATTGAGAGCAGATCTCTTTGGAACCCAATGCATCTTCAGCCTTTATTTAATGGGGCAAAAAGCTATATCAATGGTAGAAGTGAGAGATTATTTAAAAAGGGTTTATGCCTTCCAAGCGGTACCACGCTTACCAAAAACCTGGTAAAGGAGATTTGTGAAATTATCAAATTTTCTTAA
- a CDS encoding sugar transferase: MSPKQKIIKRTFDVILALIGLVVVWPVILVAWFVASIETKSNGFFFQKRVGEGGRLFTIIKIKTMYPHLNGTSITTANDARITKSGRFLRRYKIDELPQLFNILKGDMSFVGPRPDVPGYMDKLQDEDQILLSIKPGITGPATIKYKDEEKILAEVDDPKKYNDEIIWPDKVKINKEYIEHWSLAQDIKYIIKTIKG; encoded by the coding sequence ATGAGCCCAAAACAAAAAATTATTAAACGAACTTTTGATGTCATATTGGCATTAATTGGACTTGTTGTCGTTTGGCCTGTAATTCTTGTTGCTTGGTTTGTGGCTTCAATTGAAACGAAGAGCAATGGATTTTTTTTTCAAAAGCGGGTGGGAGAAGGTGGTAGGCTTTTTACAATAATTAAAATAAAAACAATGTATCCGCATCTAAACGGAACATCCATTACAACAGCCAATGATGCCCGTATTACGAAAAGTGGGCGTTTTTTACGTCGTTATAAAATAGATGAATTGCCACAACTTTTTAATATTCTTAAAGGAGATATGAGTTTTGTAGGTCCTAGACCAGATGTTCCTGGATATATGGACAAACTCCAAGATGAAGACCAAATTCTTTTATCTATCAAACCTGGCATTACTGGTCCTGCTACGATAAAGTATAAAGATGAAGAAAAGATATTAGCTGAGGTAGATGATCCTAAAAAGTACAATGATGAAATAATTTGGCCTGATAAGGTGAAAATAAATAAAGAGTATATTGAACATTGGTCCCTTGCGCAAGATATTAAATATATTATAAAAACAATTAAAGGCTAA
- a CDS encoding STT3 domain-containing protein, with protein MYVQKKSMVMILAIVTAYIFSYLFHLYWIGWASHNPEFFWNGQLMINNVDGYFFGSGAQKILYHEHLDNPRLLDVWRYGTAVITAYIVKLLPISLDTAMLYLPPVLSSLVVIPIILVGRLYGNVIWGFLSALIASIGWSYYNRTLAGYYDTDMFSAMLPMFVFFFLISAIKSRSLNYILAASLTVILYPWLYDQGLSIVYAMGIMMFLYLVLFYRYEKFTYKAIIIFSFALMPILWMFKLLLVIVLWFLLKTYDTELKKFQIAAGVSFLAFILIGNVFGIILHKVFSYTSHTDQIAGLHFLNVNETVREAGKIPFEVVADRIVGSLLGLVIAVAGYILLLIRNKEFIIALPLWGIGFFAYFGGLRFTVYAVPIAAMSAVYFFFWLSERFEAKKVRIAAVSLGTLFLLAPNITHITGCCEKVSWLDSIKEFYPLKSYPYLTPTTLLKSEVALLNEFNKKSFPKDYAITWWDYGYPIWYYADVNTLIDGGKHNEDNFLVSKILTTSDQRLAANLAKLSIKVYVDTNKTVAPQLFIKNKKVINVDEFFANLSTKEYKPPKLNRDIYLILPHRMFDIFPTVAYFSERNLNTGKVYSRKFYYKNRVVQKGGKLYIGQLIVDLRRAVILIGNQQAPIKNVYIIGIDQNGKSHYKEQKIRDKGLSLIINKSFGEAIIADNKYINSIFFQMYLFDNYDPMLFEPVILSPWMKIYRIK; from the coding sequence ATGTATGTGCAAAAAAAGAGCATGGTGATGATACTGGCCATTGTTACAGCCTATATATTTTCTTATCTATTCCATCTTTACTGGATTGGGTGGGCAAGTCATAACCCTGAATTTTTTTGGAATGGCCAGTTAATGATTAATAATGTAGATGGATATTTTTTTGGAAGTGGGGCGCAAAAAATTTTGTATCATGAGCATCTAGATAATCCAAGGCTCTTGGATGTATGGCGGTACGGCACGGCAGTAATTACCGCCTATATCGTTAAACTTCTGCCAATTTCTCTTGATACGGCGATGCTTTACTTACCTCCTGTTCTTAGTTCCCTTGTTGTTATACCAATCATTTTGGTTGGTAGACTCTATGGCAATGTTATATGGGGTTTTTTGAGTGCGCTTATTGCGTCTATTGGCTGGAGCTACTACAACCGGACATTGGCTGGTTACTACGATACCGATATGTTCAGTGCAATGCTACCTATGTTTGTTTTCTTTTTTTTGATCTCAGCTATAAAATCTCGCTCTTTAAACTATATTTTAGCAGCCTCTTTGACTGTTATTCTTTATCCTTGGCTTTATGACCAAGGGCTTTCCATTGTTTACGCGATGGGAATTATGATGTTTTTGTATCTGGTTTTGTTTTATCGCTATGAAAAGTTTACTTATAAAGCGATTATCATTTTTTCTTTTGCACTAATGCCTATTTTATGGATGTTTAAACTCTTGCTTGTGATAGTTCTTTGGTTTCTACTCAAGACTTATGATACTGAGCTCAAAAAATTTCAAATTGCTGCAGGTGTGAGCTTTTTGGCATTTATTTTGATAGGGAATGTTTTTGGGATTATTTTGCATAAAGTTTTCTCTTATACTTCTCATACCGATCAAATTGCTGGTCTCCATTTTCTTAACGTCAACGAAACGGTCAGAGAGGCTGGTAAAATTCCTTTCGAAGTCGTAGCGGATAGGATTGTAGGTTCTCTATTGGGGCTTGTTATTGCTGTTGCAGGATATATTTTATTACTCATTCGCAATAAAGAGTTTATTATTGCGCTTCCGTTGTGGGGGATAGGTTTTTTTGCCTATTTTGGAGGCCTCCGATTTACTGTTTATGCAGTCCCGATTGCCGCAATGAGTGCAGTTTACTTCTTTTTTTGGCTTTCTGAGCGTTTTGAAGCCAAAAAGGTCCGTATAGCAGCAGTGAGTCTAGGTACTCTTTTTCTCCTGGCTCCAAATATTACGCATATTACCGGATGTTGCGAAAAGGTAAGTTGGCTTGATAGTATCAAGGAATTTTATCCTCTAAAAAGTTATCCCTATTTGACGCCAACAACTCTTTTAAAAAGTGAAGTAGCTTTACTTAATGAGTTTAACAAAAAAAGTTTTCCTAAAGATTACGCAATTACGTGGTGGGATTATGGATATCCTATTTGGTATTATGCAGACGTTAATACTCTTATAGATGGGGGGAAACACAATGAAGATAACTTTTTGGTTTCAAAGATTCTTACTACCTCAGATCAACGCCTGGCTGCAAATCTAGCGAAACTTTCCATCAAAGTATATGTAGATACGAACAAAACTGTTGCACCACAATTGTTTATAAAAAACAAAAAAGTGATTAATGTTGATGAATTTTTTGCCAATCTTTCAACAAAAGAATATAAACCACCAAAATTAAACAGAGATATTTATTTAATTTTACCTCACAGAATGTTTGATATATTCCCAACAGTTGCTTATTTTTCTGAACGTAATCTTAATACTGGGAAGGTTTATTCTAGGAAATTTTATTACAAAAATAGAGTAGTTCAAAAAGGAGGGAAACTTTATATCGGACAACTTATAGTTGATCTAAGAAGGGCTGTTATTCTTATCGGGAACCAGCAGGCTCCAATTAAAAACGTCTATATTATAGGTATTGATCAAAATGGGAAAAGTCATTATAAAGAACAAAAAATTCGTGACAAAGGATTAAGCCTTATTATCAATAAAAGCTTTGGCGAAGCTATTATAGCAGATAATAAGTATATTAATTCCATTTTTTTCCAAATGTATCTATTTGATAATTATGATCCTATGCTCTTTGAGCCTGTGATATTAAGTCCTTGGATGAAAATTTATAGAATCAAATGA